One window of the Actinomyces procaprae genome contains the following:
- a CDS encoding metal ABC transporter substrate-binding protein → MRTVFTSRRPAAFAVAAAMVAAPLVACSAQKATSANDDALKVVASTTQICDYVTQLASGGQDLAFTRTGADGVTTELGAEAADAKAHLALTCLLAPNASAHDHEMTASQSRALSEADLFLVNGVDLEHFLDDAVTASGFKGTMVVTSGVLTAQEVDGDADAAAVRQEQEAELPYKIDRGVEAVDVLPWPFAPEDGEEVEFRYDPHVWTAPANAVVQVTNIGNALTSADPDSAQTLGAHVRAYTDRLRELDEWAANSLESVPQDKRVLFTSHDAFGYLSGAYGIRFEGAALSDFNAQQDATAQKIQDTADAVKASGAVAIFAENSNNPRSVEKVAQLAGVTAVIGDEALYGDSLGEPGSDGETYIGSLLHNVTNLTTVWGGEVAPIPEQLSAWTPTQTVQP, encoded by the coding sequence ATGAGAACTGTTTTCACTTCGCGACGTCCCGCTGCTTTTGCGGTCGCCGCCGCGATGGTCGCAGCCCCTTTGGTCGCCTGCTCAGCGCAGAAGGCCACGAGCGCGAACGACGACGCTCTCAAGGTCGTCGCCTCCACCACTCAGATCTGTGACTATGTCACCCAGTTGGCCTCGGGCGGACAGGACCTGGCATTCACGCGCACAGGTGCTGATGGCGTCACCACAGAGCTCGGCGCGGAGGCGGCCGACGCCAAGGCGCATCTCGCCCTCACTTGCCTGCTGGCACCGAACGCATCCGCACACGATCACGAGATGACCGCCAGCCAGTCGCGCGCTCTGAGCGAGGCCGACCTGTTCTTGGTCAACGGCGTAGACCTCGAGCACTTCCTCGACGACGCGGTGACCGCCAGCGGGTTCAAGGGCACGATGGTGGTGACCTCCGGCGTACTCACCGCGCAAGAGGTGGACGGTGACGCAGATGCAGCAGCTGTCAGGCAGGAGCAGGAGGCTGAACTCCCCTACAAGATCGATCGGGGCGTGGAGGCTGTCGACGTGCTGCCCTGGCCCTTCGCGCCCGAAGACGGGGAGGAGGTCGAGTTCCGCTACGACCCGCACGTGTGGACCGCGCCCGCCAACGCCGTCGTCCAGGTGACGAATATAGGCAATGCCCTGACCTCCGCGGATCCGGACTCGGCGCAGACCCTGGGCGCACACGTGCGGGCCTACACCGACCGACTCCGCGAGCTCGACGAATGGGCGGCGAACTCGCTGGAGTCGGTGCCCCAGGACAAGCGTGTGCTGTTCACCAGCCATGACGCCTTCGGATACCTCTCCGGTGCCTATGGCATCCGTTTTGAAGGCGCGGCGCTGAGCGACTTCAATGCCCAACAGGACGCTACGGCCCAGAAGATCCAGGATACTGCCGACGCGGTGAAGGCCTCCGGCGCCGTCGCGATCTTCGCGGAGAACTCCAACAATCCCCGGTCCGTGGAGAAGGTCGCCCAGCTGGCCGGTGTCACCGCGGTGATCGGTGACGAAGCCCTGTACGGTGACTCCCTGGGAGAGCCCGGCTCGGACGGTGAGACCTACATCGGATCGCTGCTGCACAATGTCACCAACCTGACCACCGTGTGGGGAGGCGAGGTTGCTCCAATCCCCGAGCAGTTAAGTGCCTGGACCCCTACCCAAACAGTGCAGCCGTGA
- a CDS encoding metal ABC transporter ATP-binding protein, translated as MSTSVIGRGRSSQESAAGAAIEFADAAFAYGGVPVVTGVTGSVELGRGLALVGPNGSGKTTLLRSLVGMVDIVAGSVRVLGAAPGRARPGAIAYVPQSSDLDPTFPVTALSVVLMGTYPELGLLRRPGREQRSRCRQALDAVGLAAAADRRFGTLSGGQQQRVLLARAIASRPEIVLLDEPFNGLDQPNRDALLRILADLKAAGVAVIVSTHDLVLAREVCEQVVLLAGRQIAFGPREEVLVPGYIDEAYGAAAANTVLTSGAAAGGRGCGIAAAQRVPSGVEQ; from the coding sequence GTGAGTACCAGCGTCATCGGTAGAGGGCGAAGCTCCCAAGAATCGGCCGCGGGGGCGGCGATCGAGTTCGCGGACGCGGCCTTCGCATACGGAGGTGTTCCTGTAGTCACCGGAGTGACCGGCTCGGTTGAACTCGGTAGGGGACTGGCTCTGGTGGGCCCCAATGGCTCGGGCAAGACGACGCTGCTGCGCTCCCTGGTCGGCATGGTTGACATCGTCGCCGGCAGCGTAAGGGTGCTGGGCGCAGCACCCGGTCGTGCACGCCCCGGTGCGATCGCCTACGTCCCTCAGAGCAGCGATCTGGATCCGACATTTCCGGTAACCGCACTCTCGGTGGTGCTCATGGGAACCTATCCCGAGCTGGGGCTGCTGCGTCGCCCGGGGAGGGAACAACGCTCACGCTGCCGGCAGGCATTAGACGCCGTCGGCCTGGCCGCGGCGGCCGACCGGCGCTTCGGCACCCTATCTGGAGGACAGCAGCAGCGCGTACTGCTGGCGCGGGCCATTGCCTCGCGTCCTGAGATCGTGCTGCTGGATGAGCCCTTCAATGGCCTGGACCAGCCCAACCGTGATGCGCTGCTGCGGATCCTGGCCGATCTGAAGGCCGCCGGCGTCGCGGTCATCGTCTCCACGCATGATCTGGTGCTTGCACGTGAGGTCTGTGAACAGGTGGTGCTGCTGGCCGGCCGCCAGATCGCCTTCGGCCCCCGTGAAGAGGTGCTTGTACCCGGCTATATTGACGAGGCCTATGGTGCGGCGGCTGCAAACACGGTGCTCACATCCGGGGCGGCCGCGGGCGGGCGGGGGTGCGGCATCGCCGCTGCCCAGCGGGTCCCGTCGGGAGTCGAACAGTGA
- a CDS encoding metal ABC transporter permease: MNVFSQGLESLRLLLIGVPGLSSLASAPYLFRPLVMLVALAIVGAAVGVLVNLRSAEFHAEALVHAVFPGIVIGAISGGIDAVIPAACAAGAVAAGILTLISHRSRRDASEAGTAVVLTGFFSVGLILLLRTGDRSGQLEALTFGRLLEVTDLRLAQALVVCGVALLLVGGTWKEQVYRAFDAVGARTGGQRVLALDLVLNMAIAAVVVSAATAVGTLLVIGFLTIPGTTARLLAKDMSAMLGISVGIGLGGGYLGMLLSAMPLPRPVSPQACVVMVMAAALLTAVFISVWRRRRG; this comes from the coding sequence GTGAACGTCTTCTCCCAGGGATTGGAATCGCTGCGCTTGCTTCTGATCGGTGTTCCGGGCCTCAGTTCACTGGCGAGCGCACCATACCTGTTCAGGCCGCTGGTAATGCTGGTGGCGCTTGCAATTGTAGGTGCGGCCGTGGGGGTACTGGTGAACCTGCGTTCGGCCGAGTTCCACGCCGAGGCGCTAGTCCACGCCGTATTTCCCGGGATCGTGATCGGCGCGATAAGTGGGGGAATCGATGCGGTCATCCCGGCGGCGTGCGCCGCCGGGGCTGTGGCCGCGGGAATACTGACCCTGATCAGTCACCGCAGCAGGCGGGACGCGTCCGAGGCGGGCACCGCTGTAGTGCTCACCGGATTCTTCTCGGTGGGTCTGATCCTGTTGCTGCGCACCGGTGACAGATCTGGTCAACTGGAGGCGCTCACCTTCGGTAGGCTCTTGGAGGTCACGGATTTGCGCCTGGCGCAGGCGCTGGTGGTATGCGGAGTCGCCCTGCTGCTAGTGGGTGGCACTTGGAAGGAACAGGTGTACCGGGCCTTCGACGCGGTGGGCGCGCGCACGGGAGGACAACGTGTGTTGGCGCTCGATCTGGTGCTGAACATGGCGATTGCAGCCGTGGTCGTCTCAGCCGCTACGGCGGTGGGAACGCTGCTGGTTATCGGCTTTCTCACGATTCCCGGGACCACCGCCAGGCTACTGGCGAAAGACATGTCTGCAATGCTGGGGATTTCCGTCGGTATCGGTCTGGGAGGAGGCTATTTGGGAATGCTGTTGTCCGCCATGCCGCTGCCGCGTCCGGTGTCCCCTCAGGCCTGTGTGGTGATGGTGATGGCGGCTGCGCTACTGACGGCGGTGTTCATCAGTGTGTGGCGGAGGAGGCGGGGATGA
- a CDS encoding metal ABC transporter permease: MNVSMELLALPLAETVLMGVLSGLVGALAVISRRVFFAESITHATFPGAVTGVVAATAVGTALTGARVGYEMLSIAVLLGALLMCAPMTWLMRRLSDLPGISSQAAAGIVLAVGFALGYLLSTWFAPLPLKVDGFLTGSVLNVNRADVALTVAVLTVTVIIVVVAGRHLELYCFDSVAYRAAGLNPRLPEWTVLVLICLNICVLIPAVGTILPIALIAAPAATVRSRARSTSGLLIGSAALGAICCLAGLWLAVGFEWSVGGTIAVACGLVYAASELGSYVRSPGRRVGPS; the protein is encoded by the coding sequence ATGAACGTCTCCATGGAACTGCTGGCTCTGCCCCTGGCGGAGACCGTCCTGATGGGGGTCTTGTCCGGCTTGGTGGGAGCCCTGGCGGTGATCAGTCGGCGCGTGTTCTTCGCCGAGTCTATAACTCACGCCACGTTCCCTGGTGCGGTGACCGGAGTGGTAGCGGCGACAGCGGTCGGAACAGCATTGACGGGGGCGCGGGTCGGGTACGAGATGCTGTCTATCGCGGTACTGCTTGGGGCATTGCTCATGTGCGCGCCGATGACGTGGCTGATGCGGCGGCTCAGCGACCTTCCCGGCATCTCCTCACAGGCCGCAGCCGGCATTGTCTTGGCCGTGGGCTTTGCCTTGGGGTACCTGCTTAGCACCTGGTTCGCCCCGTTGCCGCTGAAGGTGGACGGCTTCCTGACCGGCTCGGTGCTCAACGTCAATCGCGCCGATGTTGCGCTGACGGTAGCGGTGCTGACCGTAACGGTGATCATAGTCGTCGTGGCTGGACGTCATCTGGAGCTGTACTGCTTCGATTCCGTCGCCTACCGGGCTGCAGGATTGAATCCGCGCCTTCCGGAGTGGACGGTGCTGGTCCTCATCTGTCTCAATATCTGCGTACTCATACCGGCAGTGGGCACAATCCTTCCGATTGCATTGATCGCTGCGCCAGCGGCAACGGTCCGTTCCCGAGCGCGATCAACATCGGGCCTATTGATCGGCTCAGCGGCCCTGGGCGCGATTTGCTGCCTGGCGGGACTGTGGCTGGCGGTAGGTTTTGAATGGTCGGTCGGGGGAACGATCGCCGTGGCCTGTGGCCTGGTATACGCGGCGTCGGAGCTCGGCTCCTACGTCAGATCCCCAGGACGCCGCGTAGGTCCGTCTTGA
- a CDS encoding phospho-sugar mutase, whose protein sequence is MTYPHQHAVTQDLDAAVTAWITEDPDPETRRELSDLLSAHRDGDDAATAALADAFSGTLQFGTAGLRGRLGGGPNRMNRVVVIRAAAGLSAYLHEKLGDGFRVVIGYDARHGSARFARDTAAVVTGAGGHAILFESHCPTPVLAFALRRLGADAGVMVTASHNPPQDNGYKVYLGGRAVTGSGQGAQIVPPHDAGIAAKIAAVGPLASVPMPQDGWETLGADMVEEYVQRAVKAARTRAVAPLRIVLTAMHGVGGQICREALTRAGFNDVVVVPEQFDPDPDFPTVTFPNPEEPGALDLAIARAREAGADLIIANDPDADRCSAAVPDEHARGGWRQLTGDEVGALLGEQAAELAAFTGTGVLANSIVSSRLLRRIAQAHGLAHRNTLTGFKWISRVPNLVFGYEEALGYCVDPAAVRDKDGISASVRLAVLASTLKQQGRTLDDLLDRLAREHGLYATSPLSVRVEDISFITDAMERLRAGGAPAALAGSPVVDVFDLMDGADDGNGERLPATDGLIFKTAADDRVVVRPSGTEPKLKCYCEVVMPVPVDEPVEVARRAAAKRLEAIKTDLRGVLGI, encoded by the coding sequence ATGACATATCCGCACCAGCACGCGGTCACCCAGGATCTGGACGCCGCCGTGACCGCCTGGATCACCGAGGATCCGGACCCCGAAACCCGTAGGGAACTGAGCGATCTGCTCTCCGCGCACCGTGATGGCGACGACGCCGCCACGGCCGCCCTCGCCGACGCCTTCTCCGGCACCCTCCAGTTCGGTACTGCCGGGCTGCGCGGGCGCCTGGGCGGGGGTCCCAACCGCATGAATCGCGTCGTCGTCATCCGCGCCGCCGCGGGCCTGTCCGCCTACCTGCATGAGAAGCTGGGAGACGGCTTCCGCGTGGTCATCGGCTATGACGCCCGCCACGGCTCCGCCCGCTTCGCCCGCGACACCGCCGCCGTCGTCACCGGCGCCGGCGGGCATGCCATCCTCTTCGAATCCCACTGCCCGACGCCGGTTCTCGCCTTCGCCCTGCGCCGCCTGGGCGCCGACGCCGGCGTCATGGTGACAGCCTCACACAACCCGCCGCAGGACAATGGCTACAAGGTCTACCTCGGCGGCCGCGCCGTGACCGGTTCCGGGCAGGGAGCCCAGATCGTCCCGCCGCACGACGCCGGCATCGCGGCGAAGATCGCCGCCGTCGGCCCGCTCGCCTCCGTGCCCATGCCCCAGGACGGCTGGGAGACGCTCGGGGCGGACATGGTTGAGGAGTACGTGCAGCGGGCGGTCAAGGCGGCCCGCACCCGGGCCGTCGCCCCGCTGCGGATCGTGCTGACCGCCATGCACGGGGTGGGTGGCCAGATCTGCCGGGAGGCGCTGACCCGGGCGGGCTTCAACGACGTCGTGGTGGTGCCCGAGCAGTTCGACCCGGATCCGGACTTCCCCACCGTCACCTTCCCCAATCCGGAGGAGCCCGGCGCCCTGGATCTGGCCATCGCACGGGCCCGGGAGGCGGGTGCGGACCTGATCATCGCCAATGACCCCGACGCCGACCGCTGCTCCGCCGCCGTGCCGGACGAGCACGCCCGCGGCGGCTGGCGGCAGCTGACCGGCGATGAGGTCGGCGCGCTGCTGGGCGAGCAGGCCGCCGAGCTGGCCGCCTTCACCGGCACCGGCGTACTGGCGAACTCGATCGTCTCCTCCCGCCTGCTGCGCAGGATCGCCCAGGCCCACGGGCTCGCGCACCGCAATACGCTCACCGGCTTCAAGTGGATCAGCCGCGTGCCCAATCTGGTCTTCGGCTACGAGGAGGCGCTGGGCTACTGCGTGGATCCGGCCGCCGTGCGGGACAAGGACGGCATATCCGCCTCCGTGCGCCTGGCGGTGCTGGCCTCCACGCTCAAGCAGCAGGGGCGCACCCTCGACGATCTGCTGGACCGACTGGCCCGCGAGCACGGCCTGTACGCCACCAGCCCGCTGAGTGTGCGGGTGGAGGACATCAGCTTCATCACCGACGCCATGGAGCGGCTGCGCGCCGGCGGCGCGCCGGCGGCGCTGGCGGGCTCGCCGGTGGTGGACGTCTTCGACCTGATGGACGGCGCCGATGACGGCAATGGGGAGCGCCTGCCCGCCACGGACGGCCTGATCTTCAAGACCGCGGCCGACGACCGGGTGGTCGTGCGCCCCTCGGGCACCGAGCCGAAGCTCAAGTGCTACTGCGAGGTGGTCATGCCGGTGCCGGTCGACGAGCCTGTGGAGGTGGCGCGCCGCGCCGCCGCCAAGCGGCTGGAGGCCATCAAGACGGACCTACGCGGCGTCCTGGGGATCTGA
- a CDS encoding TIGR00730 family Rossman fold protein translates to MAKDTNRGDKPRVKNGSRETYRKGPVMLRGAQIPARTTDARLLDRRGDADWLHADPWRVLRIQSEFVEGFGALAEVGPAISLFGSARTPANDPAYALAEQIGAGLADSGYAVITGGGPGIMEAANKGAREAGGISVGLGIELPHEQGMNDYVDLGVNFRYFFARKTMFLKYSDGFVIMPGGMGTLDELFEAVTLVQTQKVPSFPIALVGSAFWGGLVDWMRETLVEAATIDADDIALMRVVDTAEDAVEFVVDAARIMRANGLTRTPDRSDWVAQ, encoded by the coding sequence ATGGCTAAGGACACCAATCGTGGCGACAAGCCGCGTGTGAAGAACGGCTCGCGCGAGACCTACCGGAAGGGTCCGGTGATGCTCCGCGGCGCCCAGATCCCCGCTCGTACCACCGATGCCCGCCTGCTGGACCGCCGCGGCGACGCCGACTGGCTGCACGCCGATCCGTGGCGGGTCCTGCGCATCCAGTCCGAGTTCGTGGAGGGCTTCGGCGCGCTCGCGGAGGTCGGGCCGGCGATCAGCCTGTTCGGATCGGCGCGGACCCCCGCCAACGACCCCGCCTACGCCCTGGCCGAGCAGATCGGGGCGGGACTGGCCGACTCCGGCTACGCCGTCATCACCGGTGGTGGCCCCGGCATCATGGAGGCGGCCAACAAGGGCGCCCGTGAGGCCGGCGGCATCTCCGTGGGGCTGGGAATCGAGTTGCCGCATGAGCAGGGCATGAACGACTACGTGGACCTGGGAGTGAACTTCCGGTACTTCTTCGCCCGCAAGACCATGTTCCTGAAGTACTCCGATGGATTCGTCATCATGCCCGGGGGAATGGGCACGCTCGACGAGCTGTTCGAGGCGGTCACTCTGGTTCAGACCCAGAAGGTGCCCTCGTTCCCGATTGCCCTGGTGGGCTCGGCGTTCTGGGGCGGCCTGGTGGACTGGATGCGTGAGACGCTGGTGGAGGCGGCGACGATCGACGCCGATGACATCGCCCTGATGCGGGTGGTGGACACGGCCGAGGATGCGGTGGAATTCGTGGTCGACGCCGCCCGGATCATGCGCGCCAACGGGCTCACACGCACTCCAGACCGCTCCGACTGGGTGGCCCAGTAA
- a CDS encoding DUF3117 domain-containing protein yields the protein MAAMKPRTGDGPLEVVKEGRSIIMRMPLEGGGRLVVEITPDEIKELQEALASVKY from the coding sequence ATGGCTGCCATGAAGCCCAGGACCGGCGACGGGCCGCTCGAGGTCGTCAAGGAGGGCCGCTCCATCATCATGCGGATGCCGCTGGAGGGCGGTGGACGTCTGGTTGTTGAGATTACGCCCGACGAGATCAAGGAGCTGCAGGAGGCGCTGGCCTCCGTCAAGTACTGA
- a CDS encoding O-methyltransferase: protein MAADKTLSWSYTEEFPVEAETAAQARLRGIELGTDPVSPATGAALRMLTAATSAKSVAEVGTGTGVSGLWLLDGMGADGVLTTIDVEPEFQREARRAFDEAGYPGARTRIIQGRASDVMPRMAAHSYDMVVLDLGPEEAAALTPQAIRMLRPGGVLAVTHALWNDHVADPARRDATTVAARELGKTLRDEDSLLTSLLPVGDGLLVAVRRA, encoded by the coding sequence GTGGCTGCTGACAAGACGCTGAGCTGGTCCTATACGGAGGAGTTCCCGGTCGAGGCCGAGACCGCCGCGCAGGCGCGCCTGCGCGGCATCGAGCTGGGCACCGACCCGGTGTCACCGGCAACCGGCGCCGCACTGCGCATGCTGACGGCGGCCACCTCGGCGAAGTCCGTCGCCGAGGTGGGCACCGGCACCGGCGTGTCCGGACTGTGGCTGCTGGACGGCATGGGCGCCGACGGCGTGCTGACAACGATCGACGTCGAACCAGAGTTCCAGCGCGAGGCCCGTCGTGCCTTCGACGAGGCCGGCTACCCGGGCGCCCGCACCCGCATCATCCAGGGGCGCGCATCCGACGTCATGCCCCGCATGGCCGCGCACTCCTACGACATGGTGGTGCTGGACCTCGGCCCCGAAGAGGCGGCTGCGCTGACACCGCAGGCGATCCGTATGCTGCGCCCCGGCGGCGTCCTCGCGGTGACGCATGCGCTATGGAATGACCACGTCGCCGATCCGGCTCGCCGCGATGCCACCACGGTGGCTGCGCGTGAGCTGGGAAAGACGCTGCGGGACGAGGACAGCCTGCTCACCTCGCTGCTGCCGGTCGGCGACGGTCTGCTGGTCGCCGTCCGCCGGGCCTGA
- a CDS encoding twin-arginine translocase TatA/TatE family subunit codes for MLPGISGAEFFVLLLVVVIVVGPQRLPEYTRKLTQGVRRLRVFLDNTKAQIAEEVGPELGDLDLSDLDPRNYDPRKIVRDALGEDLEAIRRDLTNPFQSVVETAKEASNEAAAAVSGKSTGKSKSLSKMIEDKAEETRAARAASVGAATAAAARVDSAVADAAEPAQQQAEQAAATPQRQDKDPEQAAAEAAAVTAELPQVSAAAPTDSAKLALEAGETATAEIPEVQPAEPAEGAQAPETIAADGVESAALIPSTLGAVEQDGDGPRVRPVSPRDIVRAANEAARTRAEAALAEVG; via the coding sequence ATGCTTCCGGGTATCTCAGGTGCGGAGTTCTTCGTCCTCCTGCTGGTGGTGGTCATTGTGGTGGGGCCGCAGCGGCTGCCCGAGTACACCCGCAAGCTGACGCAGGGCGTGCGCAGGCTGCGTGTCTTCCTGGACAACACCAAGGCCCAGATCGCAGAGGAGGTCGGTCCCGAGCTCGGCGACCTTGACCTGTCAGACCTGGACCCGCGCAACTACGACCCGCGCAAGATCGTGCGCGACGCGCTGGGGGAGGACCTGGAGGCCATCCGCCGGGACCTGACCAACCCCTTCCAGTCGGTCGTCGAGACGGCCAAGGAGGCCTCGAATGAGGCGGCGGCCGCAGTGAGCGGTAAGAGCACGGGCAAGTCCAAGTCCCTGTCAAAGATGATCGAGGACAAGGCGGAGGAGACCCGCGCCGCACGGGCGGCGTCGGTCGGAGCGGCAACGGCCGCGGCGGCACGTGTGGATTCCGCGGTTGCCGACGCCGCCGAGCCCGCCCAGCAGCAGGCGGAGCAGGCCGCCGCGACTCCGCAGCGTCAGGACAAGGACCCGGAGCAGGCGGCGGCCGAGGCTGCCGCGGTCACCGCCGAGCTGCCCCAGGTGAGTGCCGCCGCACCGACCGATTCCGCCAAGCTCGCACTGGAGGCGGGCGAAACCGCCACGGCGGAGATTCCCGAGGTGCAGCCGGCCGAGCCCGCCGAGGGCGCGCAGGCACCGGAGACCATTGCCGCCGACGGCGTCGAGTCGGCCGCACTCATTCCCTCAACCCTGGGGGCCGTGGAGCAGGACGGTGACGGGCCGCGTGTGCGTCCCGTCTCACCGCGCGACATTGTGCGGGCCGCCAACGAGGCCGCCCGTACCCGCGCAGAAGCGGCCCTCGCCGAGGTCGGTTGA
- a CDS encoding Mrp/NBP35 family ATP-binding protein: protein MSLPTEDAVREALARVIDPELRRPITDLGMVESIAVGADGVVTVGVLLTVAGCPLRDTITADARKEVGALDGVTDVNVNLGVMTDEQRAELRTRLRGGAAEPVIPFTQPGNLTRVYAVTSGKGGVGKSSVTANLAAAMASQGLSVGVVDADIYGFSIPRMLGVDQVPTQLDGMIVPPLAHGVKVISIGMFVEDKQPVVWRGPMLHRAVQQFLSDVFWGDLDVLLLDLPPGTGDVTISVAQLLPDAEILVVTTPQTAAAEVAERTGLIASQTHQKVAGVIENMSYLPQPDGSHLEIFGTGGGQAVSESLTNALGYEVPLLAQLPLDIRLREGSDVGVPATIARGGAPATDSPAAVKLAAVARRLGHRARGLSGMSLGISPVSAG from the coding sequence ATGAGCCTGCCCACCGAAGACGCCGTCCGTGAGGCGCTGGCACGGGTGATCGACCCCGAGCTGCGCCGCCCGATCACCGACCTCGGCATGGTCGAATCCATCGCTGTGGGAGCCGACGGCGTCGTCACCGTCGGGGTGCTGCTGACAGTGGCGGGCTGCCCCCTGCGGGACACGATCACCGCTGACGCCCGCAAGGAGGTCGGCGCCCTCGACGGGGTCACCGACGTAAACGTCAACCTGGGGGTCATGACCGACGAGCAGCGCGCCGAGCTGCGCACCCGCCTGCGCGGCGGGGCCGCCGAGCCGGTAATCCCCTTCACCCAGCCGGGGAACCTCACCCGCGTCTACGCGGTCACCTCCGGCAAGGGCGGGGTGGGCAAGTCCTCGGTCACCGCCAATCTCGCCGCGGCGATGGCGTCCCAGGGCCTGAGCGTCGGCGTTGTCGACGCCGACATCTACGGCTTCTCCATCCCCCGCATGCTGGGTGTGGATCAGGTGCCCACGCAGCTGGACGGCATGATCGTCCCGCCCCTCGCCCACGGGGTGAAGGTCATCTCCATCGGCATGTTCGTGGAGGACAAGCAGCCGGTCGTGTGGCGCGGCCCCATGCTGCACCGGGCGGTGCAGCAGTTCCTCTCCGACGTGTTCTGGGGGGACCTGGACGTGCTGCTGCTGGACCTGCCGCCGGGAACCGGGGACGTCACCATCTCGGTGGCGCAGCTGCTGCCGGATGCGGAGATCCTGGTGGTCACCACCCCACAGACCGCGGCCGCAGAGGTGGCCGAGCGCACCGGGCTGATCGCATCGCAGACTCACCAGAAGGTGGCCGGCGTAATCGAGAACATGTCCTACTTGCCGCAGCCTGACGGCTCGCACCTGGAGATCTTCGGCACCGGCGGCGGGCAGGCGGTCTCGGAGTCGTTGACCAACGCGCTCGGCTACGAGGTGCCACTGCTGGCCCAGCTGCCGCTGGACATCCGCCTGCGTGAGGGCTCCGACGTCGGCGTCCCCGCAACGATCGCGCGCGGCGGCGCGCCTGCCACCGACTCCCCCGCGGCTGTGAAGCTGGCTGCGGTAGCCCGAAGGCTCGGGCACCGCGCGCGCGGGCTGTCCGGCATGTCTTTGGGCATCAGCCCGGTTTCCGCCGGCTGA
- a CDS encoding DUF1003 domain-containing protein yields MPNQLDQPLSKNRSRWMRWTHPSRSRSDGFGRFAEATARFMGSPKFVLYMTVFVVAWIAANILLAKINADAPWDPYPFILLNLAFSTQASYSAPLILLAQNRQDDRDRVTAEQDRQRAERNLEDTEFLTREIASLRLAMNDVATRDFVRSELRSVLEELLQEERRTREELHEDLMDDGDADAPDAPRSERGEHSPRA; encoded by the coding sequence ATGCCTAATCAGCTCGACCAGCCCCTGTCGAAGAACCGCTCCCGGTGGATGCGCTGGACGCATCCCTCCCGCTCCCGCTCCGACGGCTTCGGGCGCTTCGCCGAGGCCACCGCACGCTTCATGGGCTCGCCCAAGTTCGTGCTGTACATGACGGTCTTCGTCGTCGCCTGGATCGCCGCCAACATCCTGCTGGCGAAGATCAATGCGGACGCCCCCTGGGACCCCTACCCCTTCATTCTGCTCAACCTCGCCTTCTCCACCCAGGCCTCCTACTCGGCGCCGCTGATCCTGCTGGCGCAGAACCGGCAGGACGACCGCGACCGGGTCACCGCCGAGCAGGACCGCCAGCGCGCCGAGCGCAACCTTGAGGACACCGAGTTCCTCACCCGGGAGATCGCCTCCCTGCGTCTGGCCATGAATGACGTGGCCACCCGCGACTTCGTGCGTTCCGAGCTGCGCAGCGTCCTGGAGGAGCTGCTCCAGGAGGAGCGCCGCACCCGCGAGGAGCTGCACGAGGACCTCATGGATGATGGCGACGCCGACGCCCCGGATGCGCCCCGCAGTGAACGCGGGGAGCACTCCCCACGGGCCTGA